The sequence CACCGGCCGCCGGCGGACGCCATCAGCTGCGCCGAGAGCGCCTGCTGCCGATCGGAGGCATTGGCGCTCGCGTCCTGACAGACCTTGATCGCGGTCCAGCCCAGCCAGGCGAAGACGACGGTACGCACGACGGAGGCGACCCGCTCGAAGAGCCGCTCCCGCCCGCGCCGGCCGCGGTGGCCGATGGCCGCCTCGAACGCCTGCCAGACGGCCATGGCGAAGAGCCCGACCGCGATCGTGACCAGCAGGAACGTGCCGAGCGGCTGGGCACCCAGGGTCCGCAGCGCGCCGTTCTGGTTGCCCTCCTCACCGGAGCGGCCGAAGGCGATCTGCAGCGCGAGCCAGCCGAAGAGGAGGTGCACGATCCCGTAGCCGACGAATCCGGCCCGGGTCAGCAGCTCCAGCCAGCGACTGTGCGCGGCCCGGGCGGCGACGGCTTCGGCGTTCCGGGTCAGTGACATGGGGCCACAATGTCCCGCCGCGAGGATTTCCAAACGTCGGCCGCCGCCCGGCCGCGGGTCAGCCGTTCGGGTTGCGGGCCACCCGGAGCACGACCTGCTCGTCGGTGAGGCTGTCCACGGTCACCTCCAGGCCGCCGACCTCGGCGGCCTGCTGGCCGGTGGTGAGCGAGAGCCGCTCCCCGGCCACCTCGACGGTGACCTGGTCGCCCTGGGCGCCGACCAGTCTCGCCTCGACGCCGAAGATGCTGGCCCGGGCCTCGACCCCGCGGTCGAAGGTGACCGTGCAGGCGTCCAGGCCGCAGTCGGTGGAGGCGCCCGCCGAGCTGCATCCGGCCAGCAGCGCGACACCGAGTGCGAGGCCGGTCAGGAGGCCGGCAGCCCGGGGGATGGGAATCGGCGAGGGGGAAAAGCGTCGCTTCGTCACCCGGCCAAGGGTACGAGACGCGTGTTCGGGCCGAGCGCCACGACGCTGACGTACACCCTGGCCCGGATGCTCGGAGAATCGGCGAAGAGGTGGACCGGTTGCTGGCCGAACTCGACCGGCTGGCCGGCGGCGGGGGGACAATGGCGCGGTGAGCTACCTGGTCGAGGACGACCCCGCCAAGCGCCGGTTCGAGATCCTGGTCGACGACGCGCTGGCCGGGTTCACCGCGTACCGGCCGCGCGGCGAGGCGCTGGTCTTCACGCACACCGAGGTCGACGAGCGCTACCGGGGCATGGGCGTGGGCGAGGCGCTGGTCCGGGGCACCCTGGACCAGCTCCGCGAACGCGGCGACCGGCTGGTGCCGAAATGCCCCTTCGTGGCCGCGTTCATCCGGCGCCACCCCGAGTACGCCAACCTGGTGGTCGCCGAGTCGTGACGCCCGGCTGAGCGGGCCGCCCCGGCTGAGCGTGGCCGGCCGGGCCAGCGAGCCCGGCTGACCGCCCGGCCGGGCTCAGCGCGTGCCGGCGAGCAGCTCGGCGGCGGCGTACCCGGCCGCCCGGGTGGCGCCGTGAGTGGCCACGTGCACCGCACCGGTGACCAGCTCGGGGACGCCCAGTTCGACCACCACGGCGTCCGGGCGGGCCGCGAGCGCCCGGTCGACCGCGTCGCGCATCCAGTCGTGCCGGTGCAGGTCCCGCACCACCAGCACGAGGGGCCGGTCGGCTGCGGCGGCCGGGTCGGCGAGGGTGTCGCCCTCGGCGTAGCGGGCGGTGGTGGTGCCGGGGACGAGCTCGGCCAACGGGGCGGCGATCCCCCACGGGGTCTCCGCGCCGATCGCGATGTTGCGCGGCGGGACGAACTCGACCACGTGCGCCGGGCCGGCCAACGGCAGCAGCCCGGCCCGGCGGGTGACCACCCGTAGCGCCCGGCGAGCGGCGGCCAGCCCGACCGGGGAGCCATCGCCCCCGAGGGTGCTCGCCGGGCGGCCGGCGCGGGCGGCGGCGGTCCAGGCGGCGAGCTGGCCGACCCGCTTCGCCGCCTCGGCCAGCCGTTCCTCCGGCAGCTCCCCGGCGACGACCGCCGCGACGATGGCGTCCCGCAGTGCCAGGGCGTCCGCCTCGCCGGCCCGCTCCCCGCCCAGGCAGATGGCGTCGGCCCCGGCGACGAGGGCCCGGACCGCCGCACCGGCGAAGCCGTACCGGTCGGCGACCGCCCGCATCTCCACCGCGTCGGTCACCACCACCCCCTGGAAGCCCAGCTCGTCGCGGAGCAGGTCGCCGAGGACGTGCGGGCTGAGCGTGGCCGGCAGCTCCGGGTCCAGCGCCGGCACCAGCAGGTGACCGGTCATCACCGCCTGCACCCCGGCGGCCACCGCGGCCCGGAACGGCGCCAGCTCGACCGCGTCCAGCCGGGCCCGGTCGCCGTCGATGCGGGGCAGGTCGTGGTGGGAGTCGACGCGGGTGTCGCCGTGGCCGGGGAAGTGCTTGGCGCAGGCGGCCACCCCGCCGGCCTGGAGACCGCGTACCCAGGCGGCGGTGTGCCGGGCCACCAGGGCCGGATCGGCGCCGAACGAGCGGACCCCGATCACCGGGTTGGCCGGGTTGGAGTTGACGTCGGCGTCCGGGGCGTAGTCGAGGGTGACGCCCAGGCCGGCCAGCTCGATGCCCAGGTCGCGGGCGACCTCCTCGGTCAGGCCGGCGTCGTCGACCACGCCCAGCGCGAAGTTGCCGGGCCGCGAGCTGCCCCAGGCGGACTCGATCCGGGTGACGTCCCCGGCCTCCTC comes from Micromonospora viridifaciens and encodes:
- a CDS encoding glycoside hydrolase family 3 protein; translation: MSERIVEATGELAALAAAVLQPGFVGTTPPPWVRRWLGEGLGSVVLFARNIVDHDQVAALTAALRAERPDVIVAIDEEAGDVTRIESAWGSSRPGNFALGVVDDAGLTEEVARDLGIELAGLGVTLDYAPDADVNSNPANPVIGVRSFGADPALVARHTAAWVRGLQAGGVAACAKHFPGHGDTRVDSHHDLPRIDGDRARLDAVELAPFRAAVAAGVQAVMTGHLLVPALDPELPATLSPHVLGDLLRDELGFQGVVVTDAVEMRAVADRYGFAGAAVRALVAGADAICLGGERAGEADALALRDAIVAAVVAGELPEERLAEAAKRVGQLAAWTAAARAGRPASTLGGDGSPVGLAAARRALRVVTRRAGLLPLAGPAHVVEFVPPRNIAIGAETPWGIAAPLAELVPGTTTARYAEGDTLADPAAAADRPLVLVVRDLHRHDWMRDAVDRALAARPDAVVVELGVPELVTGAVHVATHGATRAAGYAAAELLAGTR
- a CDS encoding DUF1206 domain-containing protein, which translates into the protein MSLTRNAEAVAARAAHSRWLELLTRAGFVGYGIVHLLFGWLALQIAFGRSGEEGNQNGALRTLGAQPLGTFLLVTIAVGLFAMAVWQAFEAAIGHRGRRGRERLFERVASVVRTVVFAWLGWTAIKVCQDASANASDRQQALSAQLMASAGGRWLVALAGLVLAAVGVGMVGYGLRKKFERNLKTGQMTARARTLARRLGMSGYAARGAVFAVAGLLIVLAAVRYDPERARGLDAALRTLRDQSYGPVLLTVMALGIAAFGVYCFLQSRYRRV
- a CDS encoding GNAT family N-acetyltransferase, yielding MSYLVEDDPAKRRFEILVDDALAGFTAYRPRGEALVFTHTEVDERYRGMGVGEALVRGTLDQLRERGDRLVPKCPFVAAFIRRHPEYANLVVAES